One Alkalicoccus halolimnae DNA segment encodes these proteins:
- the opp4A gene encoding oligopeptide ABC transporter substrate-binding protein codes for MKRSRYLLGASLISVALVATACGGNGEENADQNTDGGNETNETAEGNNEADDAEGNTEENNNAEADGEAPQGGSVTYGHTAPFAGLFDWAFYEGADDSFPLTIFNGEALYDVSSETDFSLEPRLASDWEWSDDNRTVTFTLEEGVMWHNGEELTAEDFEFSYETIAHPDYEGPRLANVDRIVGFEDYRNGDSDSFEGVEVIDEYTLEITFEEALANNLENLWPYPMAKDHLEDIPVAEMEDAPEIRENPVGLGAFEVSNITPGETVEFTAFEDYYRGEPNLDEVIFRIVDGAQAGELLAQGEVDIIELEPTQASPLEDNEDVTVEEIEGLSYSYLGFKLGEWNAEEEVVEMTNEKFESKELRQAFAHAIDREGIIAEFSEGYGNVINAPESIIRWSYPDESSLNQYEYDPERAQELLAEAGYEDQTGDGFVETPEGEEFTVNLAAMDTPADIAEPRAQYIIQTLQDVGINAQIMDGQLLDFNLFYDLVEEDDPDIDIFLGAWGLATADPDPTGLWKSTDFWNFPRWYNEESDSLIEEGVSEEAIDQDYRQEVYQEWHQLVNEELPLIPLNSPIDLYGINSDVGGVTVDVRHAAAESHEWYVDEE; via the coding sequence ATGAAACGATCTCGTTATTTATTAGGAGCTTCTCTAATTTCCGTAGCACTTGTTGCAACAGCATGTGGGGGGAATGGAGAAGAGAATGCCGATCAGAATACAGACGGCGGGAATGAAACAAACGAAACAGCAGAAGGAAACAACGAAGCAGATGACGCGGAAGGCAATACAGAAGAAAATAACAATGCGGAAGCAGACGGAGAAGCCCCGCAGGGAGGATCAGTTACATACGGTCATACAGCTCCATTTGCGGGACTGTTCGACTGGGCTTTTTATGAAGGAGCAGATGACAGCTTTCCGTTGACGATATTTAACGGTGAAGCACTTTATGACGTTTCTTCTGAAACAGATTTTTCACTTGAACCACGCCTTGCCAGCGACTGGGAATGGTCTGACGATAACCGGACAGTAACATTTACGCTTGAAGAGGGCGTAATGTGGCATAATGGGGAAGAATTAACAGCAGAGGATTTCGAATTCTCTTATGAAACCATCGCTCACCCGGACTATGAAGGTCCACGGCTTGCGAACGTGGACCGCATTGTCGGATTTGAAGACTACCGCAATGGGGATTCCGACTCCTTTGAAGGGGTAGAGGTTATCGACGAGTATACGCTGGAAATTACTTTCGAAGAAGCGCTTGCAAACAACCTGGAAAACCTCTGGCCTTACCCGATGGCAAAAGACCACCTTGAAGATATTCCGGTAGCGGAAATGGAAGATGCCCCGGAAATTCGTGAAAATCCGGTAGGACTCGGAGCTTTTGAAGTTTCCAACATCACTCCAGGTGAAACGGTTGAGTTTACTGCTTTTGAAGACTATTACCGCGGAGAACCAAACCTGGATGAAGTTATTTTCCGAATCGTAGACGGTGCCCAGGCCGGTGAGCTTCTCGCTCAGGGTGAAGTGGACATCATCGAACTGGAGCCGACACAGGCCAGCCCGCTCGAAGATAACGAGGATGTAACTGTTGAAGAAATTGAAGGTCTTTCCTACAGCTATCTTGGCTTTAAGCTTGGAGAGTGGAATGCAGAAGAAGAAGTAGTAGAAATGACGAATGAGAAATTTGAGTCCAAGGAACTTCGTCAGGCATTTGCCCACGCGATTGACCGCGAAGGCATTATCGCCGAGTTCAGCGAAGGCTACGGAAACGTAATCAACGCTCCGGAATCCATTATCCGCTGGTCTTATCCGGACGAGTCTTCTCTTAACCAGTACGAGTATGATCCGGAACGCGCGCAGGAGCTCCTGGCCGAAGCAGGCTATGAAGACCAGACAGGCGATGGTTTCGTGGAAACACCTGAAGGTGAAGAATTTACAGTGAATTTAGCTGCGATGGATACTCCGGCTGATATTGCAGAGCCGCGTGCGCAGTACATTATCCAGACGCTTCAGGATGTAGGAATTAACGCTCAGATTATGGACGGTCAACTTCTTGACTTTAACCTGTTCTATGACCTTGTCGAAGAAGACGATCCGGACATTGATATCTTCCTTGGTGCATGGGGACTTGCGACAGCAGACCCAGACCCAACCGGCCTTTGGAAATCCACAGACTTCTGGAACTTCCCACGCTGGTACAACGAAGAGTCCGACAGCCTGATTGAAGAGGGTGTCAGTGAAGAAGCGATTGATCAGGACTATCGCCAGGAAGTTTATCAGGAGTGGCACCAGCTCGTAAACGAAGAGCTTCCGCTTATTCCGCTCAACTCTCCAATTGACCTTTACGGCATTAACAGTGACGTCGGTGGAGTAACAGTAGATGTGCGCCATGCCGCTGCTGAATCTCATGAATGGTACGTGGACGAAGAGTAA
- the opp4B gene encoding oligopeptide ABC transporter permease yields MLIYTLRRILIMIPILFMVSIVVFALALAMPGDALSGQIDPANANPEYIEEMREQLGLNDPVHVQYGRWVADIVQWDFGRSVVHSRDVTALIGTRLPNTILLSVMSLIITYILAFFMGKYAGRNPYTVGDYTIQGANYLMLAIPSFVAALFAIFIFSFQLGWFPSTGSVGSGLETGTLAYWGSKLYHTFLPALVLGMLVTASYTQFLRNDIIESSQKDYVRTARAKGTDENEIYNKHILRNSIIPIVTLFGFDIASIIGGAVIIETIFSYRGIGELLISSISTRDSAVTMAIFLMLSVATLIGNLLADLLYGVIDPRIRVE; encoded by the coding sequence ATGTTAATTTACACGCTGAGACGCATTCTCATCATGATTCCAATACTGTTCATGGTCTCCATTGTGGTATTCGCCCTGGCATTAGCTATGCCGGGGGATGCCCTTTCCGGGCAGATTGACCCGGCCAATGCCAATCCGGAATATATTGAAGAGATGAGAGAACAGCTCGGACTAAATGATCCGGTGCACGTTCAATACGGCCGCTGGGTAGCCGACATTGTTCAATGGGATTTCGGCCGCTCTGTCGTTCACAGCAGAGATGTTACTGCGTTAATAGGGACAAGGCTTCCAAATACGATTTTATTATCGGTGATGTCGCTTATTATTACGTACATACTGGCATTTTTTATGGGGAAATACGCCGGAAGAAACCCTTATACAGTAGGGGATTACACGATTCAGGGAGCCAACTATTTAATGCTGGCGATCCCAAGTTTTGTTGCAGCTTTGTTTGCGATCTTTATATTTTCGTTCCAGCTTGGATGGTTTCCTTCGACGGGAAGTGTTGGTTCGGGGCTCGAAACAGGGACGCTCGCTTACTGGGGCAGCAAATTGTATCATACGTTCCTGCCGGCGCTCGTACTTGGTATGCTCGTAACAGCGAGCTACACCCAGTTTCTGCGTAACGATATCATAGAGAGTTCGCAGAAAGATTATGTACGTACAGCAAGAGCAAAGGGTACCGACGAGAATGAAATTTATAACAAACATATTTTACGCAATTCGATTATTCCGATCGTAACGCTCTTTGGATTCGATATCGCAAGTATTATCGGTGGAGCAGTTATTATCGAGACTATTTTCTCTTACCGCGGTATTGGAGAATTATTAATTTCTTCAATCAGTACGCGTGACTCTGCCGTAACGATGGCCATTTTCCTTATGCTCTCTGTAGCAACGTTAATAGGGAACCTGCTTGCCGATCTGCTTTACGGCGTCATCGATCCGCGGATTCGAGTGGAATAG